ATACAGCGCGACAGGCGAAACGCATCGCGAAAGGTTGGTTTTTCAGTAACCGTTTCCATACGTGCATTAATCAAAAAGCTGGCCTTGCTGGTGGCAGGCGGCAACCCCCATTTTGCGGTCACAGCTTCATTTTGTAAGCCTTCGCGCGTGATGATTGTAACCGACTGGCTGGGTGCCACATTCCATCGCGGGCGCATATTCTTTAGCATCGACACGCCAAAAAGCCGCATAAGTTCTTCTGGTGTTGCGGTGCTGGTAAAACGTCCACACATGCGGGTGCCCTATCGATATTCCAGAGTCTAAAAATCTAATAGATGGCATTTCCAGAACAAAGTCCATAATCAAAGAGGCGCTTGCCCCCAAACCAGCTTATCGCAAACCTAAGGCTAGGCGCACAGCATGCAATGATGTATGTAATGGCATGACCGAATGCCTTTCAATCTCCGAAAATAGTGTGGCGCGCGCTGTTGATTTATTGCGCGCCGGACAGCTTGTGGCGTTTCCGACTGAAACGGTATATGGGCTGGGCGGCGACGCCTGCAATGACCATGCTGTGGCTGGCATTTTTAAAACCAAGGGGCGGCCATCCTTTAATCCGCTTATCAGCCATGTGGCAACAATTGACATGGCCTTCACACTTGGCAAAAAAACCGCAATTGCCGAAATTCTGGCTTACAATTTCTGGCCTGGCGCAATGACCATGATCCTTGATCGAACCAAAGACTGCAAGGTCAGCATGCTGACAACTGCCGGTTTAGACAAAATTGCAGTCCGGGTCCCATCGCATGAAGCGGCTACCCAGCTTCTAAGCAGCTTTGGCGGCCCCCTTGCCGCACCAAGTGCCAATCCATCCGGCCGCATTAGCCCCAGCACAGTCAGCCATGTTATCGATGGATTAGGCGGGCAAATTGATTTGATACTTGATGGCGGAGCATGCGAAAGCGGCCTCGAGTCAACGATCATTGACTGTAGCGCCAACATTCCGGTTATTCTGCGCCCTGGCGGCATCACTCGTGATGCGGTTAATGATGTATTAAATCAGGCTGGCCACAGGTTATTGGAGCAAACCATAGCAGGTAATGATGACAAAAGACCTGTAAGCCCCGGACAGCTTGCTAGCCATTATGCGCCACAGCTTGGCGTTCGGATGAATGCAACAAATGCAGAAGATACCGAAATAGCCATCGGTTTCGGTAGCCAGATGCACGAGGCACCGTTAAACTTAAGCCTATCGGGAAATCTTACCGAAGCTGCCGCCAACCTGTTTGCTTTACTGCATAAAGCCGATAAGCTAGGTGCCAAACAGAATGCCACGCATATTGCCATAGCCCCTATTCCCGATCATGAACTGGGCGAAGCTATTAATGACCGACTGCGCCGCGCATCTGCGCCCCGTTAACTATTCAGATTATGTAGAGAACTATATGCCAAATAGTATTATTGACAGTTTAACCAAAATTGTTGGCGCAAAATCCGTATTGAATGCGGCTGCAGAAATGGCACCCTTTTTGTCTGATTGGCATGACCGCTATCATGGCAAAGCGCATGCCGTTGTTCTGCCCGCAACCACGGATGAAGTGTCGCAGGTTATGGCCTTTGCCGAATCCGAAAATATTGTCGTGGTTCCGCAGGGGGGCAATACGGGCTTTATGGGCGGCGCGACACCAGACGCAACAGGTAATACGATTTTATTATCTTTGCGCCGTATGAACACGATACGCGACATTGATGTGCAGAATATGTCAATGACGGTTGAAGCTGGGTGTATTCTGCAAAATCTGCATGACATCACCGAAGAAAAAGGACTCTATTTTCCCCTAAACCTTGCCGCCAAAGGCAGTTGCACCATAGGGGGCAATCTGGGCACAAATGCAGGCGGCCTAAATGTTGTTCGTTATGGTTCTGCCCGTCAGCTCACCTTGGGGTTAGAAGTTGTATTAATGGGGGGCAAGGTCATCGATTTGCTAGGTGGTCTGCGCAAAGATAATACCGGATATGACCTGAAAAATCTGTTTATTGGATCAGAAGGCACATTGGGTATTATTACTGCCGCCACCTTGCGTCTATTTCCTTTACCGGTGGCGCGAAGCACCGCCTTTGCCGAAGTGCGAGATGTCGAGGCGGCTGTAACTTTGTTGCATCGTCTGCAAGCGGCATCAGGCGGCACTGTTGAAGCGTTTGAGCTGATTCCGGCTGATATTTTGCATGTTCTATTCGACAAATTTCCCAATATTCCTCAACCGCTAAAAACACGCGGTGCCATGAATGTGCTTATGGAAATTGCCAGCACCAATCCAGCAAGCGGTAACGTCGATGCAACGGGGTCATTACCATTAAATCAAATCATTGAAGATGTGCTGGCCAGCGCCTTTGAAGATGGGCTGGTCATTGACGCAACAATCGCCACCAGTGATGCGCAACGTCAATCCTTATGGGATGTTCGTGAAAATGCGCCTGAATCCCATAAATTATCAGGTAATGTTGCCCGTTCTGATGTTTCGTTGTCACAATCGGATCTAGCGCCTTTTTATGCCGAGATGGTTGCAGGTATCAAAGAGATTGATCCAACAATCTGGATTTGTGGTTACGGACATTTGGGTGATGGCAATTTGCATTTTAATCTGGTCGAAGGGCCTAATAGCAATTCAGATTTTAACGAAAAAGTGCCACATCTTTATGAATTGCTCTATCGAAATGTCGCAAAATATAATGGTTCCATCAGCGCAGAACATGGCATAGGTCAGACCAAGCGTGATCAGCTTGCCTCTGTCAAAAGTCCTGAAATCATGGATACGATGCGCGCGATAAAAACAGCATTAGATCCCAAGAATTTAATGAATCCAGGTAAAATATTATGATGGAAACAGTAATCCTGACATAGGGAGGTTTTAAACATGCCTAAAATGCCCGAAAATGATGAGGTTATAAATTTTTGGTTTCACGAAATCACCCCCGAACACTGGTTTAAAAAAGATGATGATTTTGACGCGCTCATAAAAGCCAAATTTGATAAAACAATCGCCCATGCTATGGCTGGTCGTCTTGACAGCTGGGCCGATAGTGATGCGGGATGCCTTGCGCTGATCATTGTTCTGGATCAATTTACCCGTAATGTTTACCGCGATACACCACGTGCTTTTGCTGGCGACGAGATGGCCCTTGCGCTGAGTTTACGATGCAAAGAACGCGGATACCTGGATCATCCCGATGCGAATTGGCGTCATTTCATGCTTATGCCAATGATGCATAGTGAAGATATCCACATTCAGGATGCCTCGCTTCCCTTGTTCAAGGAACTGACTACAGATCGAACCCATGAATTTGCCGTGAAGCATCGTGATATCGTTGCCAGGTTTGGCCGTTTTCCGCATCGCAATGCCATCTTGGGGCGGCCATCAACCGAGGAAGAAATTGACTTTCTGAAACAGCCAGGCTCGTCTTTTTAGATTATCTTAGAGCGCTTTCATCGAGCTTAGCCGGTCAATCACCATATCTGGCGTAATATTACTGATCGGTACGTCTTGAATCCATGAACAATGCGCCCCAACAGGGGCAGACATATCTGGATTAGTATCACCACCAAGAAGCATAACTGTAGGTGTGCCTGTTCGGGCAGCCAGAAAAACAGGCCCCGTATCATTGCCAACCACGAGACTAGATTGGGAACATAAAGCCGCTAACATGGGAATATCGGTTTTTCCTGCTAAATCTATGCTGTCTGATGCGCTGCCACGCACCGCGTCCACCGCTTCACGATCAGCATTTGTCCCGGCCAAAACAACCGCAAACCCTTGCTTCATAAGGGTGTTAGCCAGACTGGCAAAATGATGTGAAGGCCATCGTTTACTTGGCTTGGCTGGTGAACAACCAGCGATTAAAACAGCAAAGCGCTTTGGCAGTCCAAATTGGGCGATATCAGCGTTTAACCAGCTCGTATCGGCTTTGATATTGACGCCACCAGCCATTTTGGCAGTAGTCAGCATGCGTTGTTGATTATTGACGCCTGTAAAATCAGGCATCGGATGTGAACAGCCTGTGGCCGTACCATACCAGTCAGTTGAGGCGGCAACAAACAAACGATGATAATTTGCTGTACGCT
This window of the Candidatus Puniceispirillum marinum IMCC1322 genome carries:
- a CDS encoding DUF924 family protein → MPKMPENDEVINFWFHEITPEHWFKKDDDFDALIKAKFDKTIAHAMAGRLDSWADSDAGCLALIIVLDQFTRNVYRDTPRAFAGDEMALALSLRCKERGYLDHPDANWRHFMLMPMMHSEDIHIQDASLPLFKELTTDRTHEFAVKHRDIVARFGRFPHRNAILGRPSTEEEIDFLKQPGSSF
- a CDS encoding FAD-binding oxidoreductase: MPNSIIDSLTKIVGAKSVLNAAAEMAPFLSDWHDRYHGKAHAVVLPATTDEVSQVMAFAESENIVVVPQGGNTGFMGGATPDATGNTILLSLRRMNTIRDIDVQNMSMTVEAGCILQNLHDITEEKGLYFPLNLAAKGSCTIGGNLGTNAGGLNVVRYGSARQLTLGLEVVLMGGKVIDLLGGLRKDNTGYDLKNLFIGSEGTLGIITAATLRLFPLPVARSTAFAEVRDVEAAVTLLHRLQAASGGTVEAFELIPADILHVLFDKFPNIPQPLKTRGAMNVLMEIASTNPASGNVDATGSLPLNQIIEDVLASAFEDGLVIDATIATSDAQRQSLWDVRENAPESHKLSGNVARSDVSLSQSDLAPFYAEMVAGIKEIDPTIWICGYGHLGDGNLHFNLVEGPNSNSDFNEKVPHLYELLYRNVAKYNGSISAEHGIGQTKRDQLASVKSPEIMDTMRAIKTALDPKNLMNPGKIL
- a CDS encoding L-threonylcarbamoyladenylate synthase; its protein translation is MTECLSISENSVARAVDLLRAGQLVAFPTETVYGLGGDACNDHAVAGIFKTKGRPSFNPLISHVATIDMAFTLGKKTAIAEILAYNFWPGAMTMILDRTKDCKVSMLTTAGLDKIAVRVPSHEAATQLLSSFGGPLAAPSANPSGRISPSTVSHVIDGLGGQIDLILDGGACESGLESTIIDCSANIPVILRPGGITRDAVNDVLNQAGHRLLEQTIAGNDDKRPVSPGQLASHYAPQLGVRMNATNAEDTEIAIGFGSQMHEAPLNLSLSGNLTEAAANLFALLHKADKLGAKQNATHIAIAPIPDHELGEAINDRLRRASAPR
- a CDS encoding glycosyltransferase family 9 protein; protein product: MTTQKSVLVIKHGALGDLIQGLDAYASVRAGFPDAHIALLTSPAFAPLVGKMPWFDEIIVDQRASFFNLVATVTVARHLRRKWHAIIDMQCSKRTANYHRLFVAASTDWYGTATGCSHPMPDFTGVNNQQRMLTTAKMAGGVNIKADTSWLNADIAQFGLPKRFAVLIAGCSPAKPSKRWPSHHFASLANTLMKQGFAVVLAGTNADREAVDAVRGSASDSIDLAGKTDIPMLAALCSQSSLVVGNDTGPVFLAARTGTPTVMLLGGDTNPDMSAPVGAHCSWIQDVPISNITPDMVIDRLSSMKAL